In the Duncaniella freteri genome, one interval contains:
- the mobB gene encoding conjugal transfer protein MobB, with amino-acid sequence MVAKISIGSSLYGAISYNGEKINEAKGRILGSNKVVIPPDGHVDVARMVEDFKSFMPKMGRTKKPVLHISLNPHPDDRLTDQDFEILAREYLDKLGFGEQPWVMYKHEDIDRHHIHIVTVNVNEQGKRLNQAFLFRRSKKITSELEEKYNLHKAQRERVSPDTPITKLDPAGDIKRQVANIVKLVGMRWQFQTLGEYNAILSLYNIRCEATDGKVNGREYHGLVYFATNDAGETIANPFKASRLGKFASRSAVENKFERSATRINLKPSRRIISSVINDSSGKDDFIAKLREKGIDILIRENNDGRIYGVTFIDHNTHTVLNGSRLGREFSANVFERWFNGDGQKPQITMPNQSNVPNRTQSTSQTQSGGTASSNSSSNHQNNQASQQTSSYSTDFDQPSLPGLDLFQLGPGFDAEQEAMNREMERRKRKKKRRGPHL; translated from the coding sequence ATGGTCGCAAAAATCAGTATAGGTTCTTCTCTCTACGGGGCAATCTCATATAACGGGGAGAAAATCAATGAGGCAAAAGGGAGGATTCTCGGCTCTAACAAGGTCGTGATTCCTCCAGATGGTCACGTTGATGTCGCACGTATGGTTGAGGACTTCAAGAGTTTCATGCCAAAGATGGGCAGAACAAAAAAGCCAGTATTGCATATCTCACTTAATCCGCACCCCGATGATAGACTCACCGACCAAGATTTTGAAATCTTGGCCCGTGAGTACCTCGACAAACTGGGATTCGGAGAGCAGCCGTGGGTAATGTATAAGCACGAGGACATCGATCGTCACCATATACATATAGTGACCGTCAATGTCAACGAGCAGGGCAAACGTCTTAATCAGGCTTTTCTGTTCCGCCGGAGCAAGAAAATCACAAGTGAACTTGAAGAGAAATATAATCTCCATAAAGCCCAACGAGAAAGGGTATCACCTGATACACCCATTACCAAACTTGATCCTGCTGGCGATATAAAGCGGCAGGTTGCGAATATCGTCAAACTTGTTGGTATGCGTTGGCAGTTCCAGACCTTGGGCGAATACAACGCCATTCTCTCCTTATATAATATAAGGTGTGAGGCAACTGACGGTAAGGTAAATGGTCGCGAGTATCATGGATTGGTATATTTTGCCACTAATGATGCTGGAGAGACTATCGCCAATCCTTTCAAGGCTTCGAGGCTTGGCAAGTTTGCAAGTCGTTCAGCAGTCGAGAATAAGTTCGAGAGGTCAGCGACGAGGATCAATCTCAAACCGTCGAGAAGAATCATCTCGTCAGTTATCAATGACTCCTCCGGCAAGGATGATTTCATTGCCAAACTTAGGGAGAAAGGTATTGATATTCTCATCCGTGAGAATAATGATGGTAGAATCTATGGAGTCACTTTCATTGACCACAATACCCATACAGTTCTCAATGGCTCACGACTTGGCAGAGAGTTCTCGGCAAATGTCTTTGAACGTTGGTTCAACGGTGACGGTCAGAAGCCTCAAATCACAATGCCTAATCAGTCCAATGTACCGAACCGGACACAATCGACAAGTCAGACGCAATCAGGAGGTACAGCATCTTCAAACAGTTCTTCAAACCATCAAAACAATCAAGCAAGTCAACAGACATCTTCTTACTCAACCGACTTTGACCAACCATCGCTTCCCGGATTGGATCTGTTCCAGCTCGGTCCCGGCTTCGATGCCGAACAGGAGGCTATGAACCGTGAAATGGAGCGTCGCAAGAGAAAGAAGAAACGCCGTGGCCCACATTTGTAA